A genomic window from Desulfobulbaceae bacterium includes:
- a CDS encoding ABC transporter ATP-binding protein translates to MDVVVAKKLEKNFGQRQALGGIDFTVDTGECLGFLGPNGAGKTTTIQIILGLVEKTAGELTVFGQEIPEQLRQIKSRVGVVPQNDNLDTDLTVLENLITYASYYNLVGAKARHRSEELLEFFALENRRNDVIDHLSGGQRRRLLLARALVHDPELLILDEPTVGLDPQARYLIWQRLKRLKDEGVTMMLTSHYMDEVARLSDRVIILDQGKVIVEGEPGRLVKDLVGVDVFELVCSAEDARQLAKVAEHCGARSEIMPEGIFLYMQKDCPEVDALIRPYPQWLRRPANLEDLFIQLTGRSLHES, encoded by the coding sequence ATGGATGTAGTAGTTGCTAAAAAATTAGAAAAAAACTTCGGCCAGCGCCAGGCGCTTGGCGGTATTGATTTTACCGTCGATACAGGCGAGTGCCTGGGCTTTTTGGGTCCAAATGGCGCCGGCAAGACCACCACAATCCAGATTATTCTCGGCCTGGTTGAGAAAACGGCAGGTGAACTTACGGTCTTCGGGCAGGAAATTCCCGAGCAGCTCAGGCAGATTAAATCGAGGGTTGGAGTTGTACCTCAAAATGATAATCTTGATACTGATCTTACTGTGCTGGAAAACCTGATCACCTACGCATCCTACTACAATCTGGTGGGTGCCAAGGCGCGGCATCGATCAGAGGAGTTGCTGGAGTTTTTTGCGCTTGAGAATAGGCGTAATGATGTTATTGACCATCTCTCCGGCGGCCAGCGCAGAAGGTTGTTGCTGGCCCGGGCCTTGGTGCATGATCCGGAGCTTTTGATTCTTGATGAGCCGACAGTGGGGCTTGATCCCCAGGCTCGCTATCTGATCTGGCAGCGACTCAAGAGGCTTAAGGATGAGGGTGTCACCATGATGTTGACCAGTCACTACATGGATGAAGTAGCACGTTTAAGCGACAGGGTTATAATTCTTGACCAGGGAAAGGTGATTGTTGAGGGTGAGCCCGGTCGTCTGGTGAAAGATCTTGTTGGTGTCGATGTTTTTGAGTTGGTCTGTTCTGCCGAAGATGCCCGGCAACTGGCAAAAGTTGCCGAGCATTGTGGCGCGCGAAGCGAGATAATGCCTGAAGGGATATTTTTGTACATGCAAAAGGATTGTCCTGAGGTTGATGCTCTCATCCGACCGTATCCGCAGTGGTTGCGAAGGCCGGCTAATCTCGAAGATCTGTTTATTCAACTAACCGGAAGATCGCTTCATGAATCATAG
- a CDS encoding ABC transporter permease: MNHRIGMGVIRVVCRNGRVWRKYIVSSLVGNLGQPLLFLLAFGFGVGQRIELVEGYSYLQFIAPGLAASAVMYSAAFETTYGSYTRLSTQSTFEGILMTPVTVEEIAVGEIIWGALKGLISGVVMILAMPLFGLWPSPWVVALLPVLFIAGMVFSALGLIMTALARSYEFFNYFISLVITPLFLFSGIFFSLRELPVLTRSFLECVPLTPVVSLSRMFCYGDFSGNIVGRSLYVMAFAAVATLIATLLLRRRLIK; the protein is encoded by the coding sequence ATGAATCATAGAATTGGCATGGGTGTTATCCGAGTCGTCTGTAGAAACGGCAGAGTCTGGCGAAAGTATATTGTTTCGAGCCTGGTGGGTAATCTTGGGCAACCCTTACTTTTTCTCCTGGCTTTTGGCTTTGGTGTGGGGCAAAGGATTGAACTTGTTGAGGGCTACTCCTATCTTCAGTTTATTGCCCCAGGGCTGGCGGCTTCAGCTGTTATGTACAGTGCGGCATTTGAGACTACCTATGGCTCATATACCAGATTGTCGACCCAAAGTACCTTTGAAGGAATATTGATGACCCCGGTAACGGTCGAAGAGATAGCGGTTGGGGAGATTATCTGGGGGGCCCTTAAAGGTCTTATTTCGGGAGTGGTGATGATCCTGGCTATGCCGCTTTTCGGGTTGTGGCCCTCACCATGGGTAGTGGCTTTATTGCCGGTTCTATTTATTGCCGGAATGGTCTTTTCTGCACTTGGCCTTATTATGACAGCTCTGGCCAGGAGTTATGAGTTTTTTAACTATTTTATTTCACTTGTGATTACGCCCTTGTTTTTGTTTTCCGGCATATTCTTCTCGCTGCGGGAGTTGCCTGTTCTGACGCGAAGTTTCCTGGAGTGTGTGCCGTTAACGCCAGTTGTCAGTCTTTCGAGAATGTTCTGCTATGGAGATTTTTCTGGAAATATAGTGGGAAGGTCTCTTTATGTCATGGCCTTTGCCGCAGTGGCAACGCTGATTGCAACACTGCTTCTCCGGCGACGTCTGATTAAGTAG
- a CDS encoding response regulator, with protein sequence MAEGFIELTFEHKVVYVNPSAAAILGRPEEQILSENFISFFQDADQALLTDALQEVRHTSPVTIGEKVPFQINSIFLMATFILVESQSSKTIISILQDITARKKIETELEQYRNNLESIVHARTTELTNKLTISLRPAKHDNETTPRQQVITSNFVELAVEDTGFGMTPGILAKIFDPYFTTKEAGEGTGMGLAVVHGIVTGHGGSIFAESQLNKGSRFVVQFPVASVDVKEELGEDIEMFTGTEHILLVDDEPAILMIMAQTLSKLGYKTTSAKNGPEALEIYLQNKDSIDIVLTDITMPGMTGLRLAKMLLTTNPELPIILCTGKQLSPTLSDERLHELGVKSLLNKPFSLATLSTSIRTALVDVKR encoded by the coding sequence ATGGCTGAAGGCTTCATTGAACTCACCTTTGAGCACAAGGTTGTCTATGTCAATCCTTCAGCAGCGGCCATCCTCGGACGCCCTGAGGAGCAGATCCTTTCTGAAAATTTTATCAGCTTTTTCCAGGATGCCGACCAAGCACTGCTCACCGATGCGCTTCAGGAAGTGAGGCACACCTCACCGGTAACGATAGGCGAGAAAGTGCCCTTTCAGATAAACAGCATCTTTCTGATGGCAACGTTTATTCTGGTTGAAAGTCAATCATCAAAGACCATTATTAGTATCTTACAAGATATTACCGCCCGCAAAAAAATTGAAACCGAACTGGAACAGTACCGGAACAACCTTGAGTCGATCGTACATGCTCGCACGACTGAGCTTACCAACAAATTAACCATTTCACTTCGCCCGGCCAAACACGACAATGAAACAACTCCCCGCCAACAAGTCATAACAAGCAATTTCGTGGAGCTGGCTGTTGAGGATACCGGCTTTGGCATGACACCGGGCATTCTGGCTAAAATTTTCGACCCCTACTTCACCACTAAAGAAGCAGGAGAAGGAACCGGAATGGGCCTCGCAGTTGTTCATGGCATTGTGACCGGCCACGGCGGATCGATCTTCGCTGAAAGCCAACTAAATAAAGGTTCGCGTTTTGTCGTTCAGTTTCCCGTAGCCTCTGTAGATGTTAAAGAGGAGCTCGGCGAAGACATTGAAATGTTCACCGGCACAGAACACATCCTGCTCGTTGATGATGAACCGGCGATTCTTATGATTATGGCCCAAACGCTTAGTAAACTTGGCTATAAAACAACATCGGCCAAAAATGGTCCAGAGGCCCTGGAGATATACCTACAGAACAAAGATAGCATCGATATTGTGCTAACAGACATTACTATGCCAGGCATGACAGGCCTGAGATTAGCCAAAATGTTACTTACTACAAACCCGGAACTGCCAATCATTCTCTGCACAGGCAAGCAACTCAGCCCCACGCTCTCTGACGAGCGGTTACATGAACTTGGCGTAAAATCCCTGCTGAACAAGCCCTTCTCCCTCGCTACCCTCTCTACTTCAATCCGAACAGCGCTGGTTGACGTAAAGCGCTGA
- a CDS encoding transglutaminase domain-containing protein — MSKSGTVLRITVVAVTFMLFGHLLSRDYFVESLQVREHQVLARSSGTSFLGVYFKNERIGYVKNYFSVADDGAISLEQEALLQLNILGENHLVQMEGSALLSQTYLLQSFTFQIEAPFYTSNISGSVDGTDIKLTILTGKDEIHDVIHLKSPPFFATNRRAYLLHDDLTVGQKVKIPYFDPISLAGQDTIVEYKGREKILINGRVFNLHKFEEVFSGVRVKSWLNDKGEVVKEESPAGFVFLAEPEFKAKNIAEATSEILSAVSIPIEGQLTDVASLNGLRLGIELPEPEVFDLNGDRQSFDGAVLTISKEVFSEDAQLCTGKAEELAATAYVQAHHPMIGAVVSQTIVGESSGIAKVRKLADWVYSNIEKRPVLGIPDALSVLASRKGDCNEHAALFAALARNAGIPTRIAAGVVYHQGAFYYHAWNEICAGERWISLDTTKNQFPADVSHVKFIEGEIAEQVKIGALLGRLKIRLKE, encoded by the coding sequence ATGAGCAAATCCGGTACAGTCTTGCGCATAACAGTAGTTGCTGTAACATTTATGCTTTTTGGGCACCTCTTAAGTCGCGATTATTTTGTTGAATCCTTGCAGGTGCGGGAACATCAGGTTTTGGCCCGCAGTTCGGGGACTAGTTTTCTCGGGGTCTATTTTAAAAATGAGCGCATTGGCTACGTTAAAAATTATTTTTCAGTTGCAGATGACGGGGCGATCTCTCTTGAACAGGAAGCTCTTCTCCAACTCAATATACTTGGTGAGAACCATCTGGTTCAGATGGAGGGCTCAGCGCTTTTATCACAAACGTATCTTCTGCAATCCTTTACCTTTCAGATTGAAGCCCCCTTCTACACATCGAATATAAGCGGCAGCGTTGATGGCACCGATATTAAGTTGACAATTTTGACTGGTAAAGATGAAATCCATGATGTTATTCACCTGAAAAGCCCGCCATTTTTCGCAACGAACCGCAGGGCCTATCTTTTACATGACGATTTAACGGTTGGCCAAAAGGTGAAAATTCCTTATTTTGACCCAATTTCACTTGCCGGTCAGGATACGATAGTTGAATATAAAGGCCGTGAAAAAATTTTAATTAATGGTCGGGTTTTTAACCTGCATAAATTTGAGGAGGTCTTTTCCGGGGTCAGGGTGAAGAGTTGGCTTAATGATAAGGGTGAGGTCGTTAAGGAAGAGTCCCCGGCCGGGTTTGTTTTTCTTGCCGAACCGGAATTTAAAGCAAAAAATATTGCCGAAGCTACCAGCGAGATCCTCTCAGCAGTATCGATACCGATAGAAGGGCAACTTACTGATGTTGCCAGTTTAAACGGTTTGCGTCTGGGTATTGAACTTCCCGAACCGGAGGTATTTGATCTCAATGGTGATCGACAGAGTTTTGATGGCGCTGTTCTGACAATCAGCAAAGAGGTTTTCAGTGAAGATGCCCAGCTCTGTACTGGTAAGGCAGAAGAGTTGGCGGCAACTGCCTATGTTCAGGCTCACCATCCCATGATTGGGGCTGTTGTCAGTCAGACGATAGTAGGTGAGAGTTCGGGGATTGCCAAGGTTCGTAAACTGGCAGACTGGGTCTATTCAAATATTGAAAAGCGCCCTGTGCTCGGTATTCCAGACGCGCTGAGTGTGCTGGCTTCCAGGAAGGGGGATTGCAATGAACATGCTGCCCTGTTTGCTGCCTTGGCCAGAAACGCCGGGATTCCCACCAGAATTGCCGCAGGTGTCGTCTATCATCAGGGTGCTTTTTATTACCATGCCTGGAACGAGATCTGTGCTGGAGAGCGCTGGATCAGTCTCGACACGACCAAAAATCAGTTTCCTGCCGATGTGAGTCATGTGAAATTTATAGAAGGGGAGATTGCTGAGCAGGTAAAAATAGGTGCGCTGCTTGGTCGTCTGAAAATAAGGCTTAAGGAATAA